One region of Tachysurus vachellii isolate PV-2020 chromosome 11, HZAU_Pvac_v1, whole genome shotgun sequence genomic DNA includes:
- the wdr13 gene encoding WD repeat-containing protein 13 isoform X1: protein MSDSPVLQYAPLGVCGMAAVWQQVLAVDARYNAYRTPTFPQFRTQYIRRRSQLLRENAKCGFEPVLRRQYLRLRSQLLALRYGPLSEQSSFRASSVRSSRTTLDRMEDFEEDSRAQGARGHRRSVSRGSYQLQAQMNRAVYEERPPGSLVPTSVAEASRAMAGDTTLSENYAFAGMHHIFDQHVDSAVPRLQFANDDKHLLACCSLDGTLSIMTLSPSPPTIKVTLRGHAGPVTDFAWSLSNDIIVSTSLDSTLRIWNTEDGRCIREVADPESSELLCCTFQPMNNNLTVVGNSKHLLQVVNISTGKKVKGGSSKLTGRVLSLSFDAPGRILWAGDDRGSIFSFLFDMATGKLTKAKRLVVNEGSPISGISARSWISREARDPSLLINACVNKLLLYRVVDNEGTLQLKRTFPIQHGSQHLHSIFCPLMSFRQGACVVTGSEDACVYFFDVERNTKAIVNKLQGHSGPVLDVSFNCDESLLASSDATGMVIIWRREQK, encoded by the exons ATGAGCGACTCGCCTGTACTGCAATAC GCGCCCcttggtgtgtgtggtatggCTGCAGTGTGGCAGCAGGTGCTGGCTGTGGACGCAAG GTACAATGCTTACCGTACTCCTACGTTCCCCCAGTTCCGCACGCAGTACATCCGCCGGCGTAGCCAGCTGCTCCGTGAGAACGCTAAGTGTGGCTTTGAGCCGGTTCTGCGCAGGCAGTACCTGCGTCTGCGCAGCCAGCTGCTTGCCCTGCGCTACGGCCCGCTGTCCGAGCAAAGCAGCTTCAGAGCCAGCAGTGTGCGCAGCTCCCGCACCACACTGGACCGCATGGAG GACTTTGAGGAGGACTCCAGGGCCCAGGGCGCTCGAGGTCATCGCCGTTCAGTAAGCCGTGGTTCATATCAGCTGCAGGCCCAGATGAACAGGGCAGTATATGAAGAGAG GCCTCCAGGCAGCCTGGTGCCCACCTCTGTGGCGGAGGCGAGTCGTGCCATGGCAGGCGACACCACTCTGAGTGAGAATTACGCCTTCGCTGGCATGCATCACATCTTCGACCAACATGTCGACTCAGCCG TTCCTCGCTTGCAGTTTGCCAACGACGACAAGCACCTCCTTGCTTGCTGCTCATTGGACGGGACCTTGTCAATCATGACGCTGTCTCCGTCTCCACCGACCATCAAGGTGACCCTGAGAGGCCACGCGGGTCCTGTGACTGACTTCGCATGGTCGCTTAGCAACGACATCATCGTGTCGACGTCCCTGGATAGCACGCTGCGTATCTGGAACACTGAGGACGGTCGATGTATCCGCGAGGTTGCTGATCCAGAATCGAGTGAGCTGCTTTGCTGCACCTTCCAGCCCATGAATAACAATCTCACTGTG GTCGGAAACAGTAAGCACCTGTTGCAGGTGGTGAACATCTCTACAGGAAAGAAAGTCAAAGGAGGCTCGAGTAAACTAACAGGCCGTGTGTTGTCGCTGTCATTCGATGCTCCAGGAAGGATCCTGTGGGCCGGAGATGACCGAGGGAGCATATTCTCCTTCCTCTTTGATATGGCCACAG GGAAGTTGACTAAAGCTAAGAGGTTGGTGGTGAATGAAGGAAGCCCCATCTCTGGCATCTCTGCTCGCTCGTGGATCAGCAGAGAGGCTCGGGATCCGTCTCTGCTCATCAACGCCTGCGTCAACAAACTGCTGCTTTACAG GGTTGTGGATAACGAAGGCACGCTGCAGCTGAAGAGGACTTTCCCTATCCAGCATGGCTCACAACACCTTCACAGCATCTTCTGTCCACTCATGTCCTTCAGACAGGGAGCCTGTGTCG TGACCGGCAGCGAGGATGCGTGTGTTTACTTCTTCGATGTAGAGCGCAACACTAAGGCCATTGTAAACAAGCTGCAAGGCCACAGCGGCCCCGTGCTGGACGTCAGCTTCAACTGCGACGAGAGCCTGCTGGCCTCCTCCGACGCCACAGGCATGGTCATCATCTGGAGACGCGAGCAGAAATAA
- the wdr13 gene encoding WD repeat-containing protein 13 isoform X2, with protein sequence MAAVWQQVLAVDARYNAYRTPTFPQFRTQYIRRRSQLLRENAKCGFEPVLRRQYLRLRSQLLALRYGPLSEQSSFRASSVRSSRTTLDRMEDFEEDSRAQGARGHRRSVSRGSYQLQAQMNRAVYEERPPGSLVPTSVAEASRAMAGDTTLSENYAFAGMHHIFDQHVDSAVPRLQFANDDKHLLACCSLDGTLSIMTLSPSPPTIKVTLRGHAGPVTDFAWSLSNDIIVSTSLDSTLRIWNTEDGRCIREVADPESSELLCCTFQPMNNNLTVVGNSKHLLQVVNISTGKKVKGGSSKLTGRVLSLSFDAPGRILWAGDDRGSIFSFLFDMATGKLTKAKRLVVNEGSPISGISARSWISREARDPSLLINACVNKLLLYRVVDNEGTLQLKRTFPIQHGSQHLHSIFCPLMSFRQGACVVTGSEDACVYFFDVERNTKAIVNKLQGHSGPVLDVSFNCDESLLASSDATGMVIIWRREQK encoded by the exons atggCTGCAGTGTGGCAGCAGGTGCTGGCTGTGGACGCAAG GTACAATGCTTACCGTACTCCTACGTTCCCCCAGTTCCGCACGCAGTACATCCGCCGGCGTAGCCAGCTGCTCCGTGAGAACGCTAAGTGTGGCTTTGAGCCGGTTCTGCGCAGGCAGTACCTGCGTCTGCGCAGCCAGCTGCTTGCCCTGCGCTACGGCCCGCTGTCCGAGCAAAGCAGCTTCAGAGCCAGCAGTGTGCGCAGCTCCCGCACCACACTGGACCGCATGGAG GACTTTGAGGAGGACTCCAGGGCCCAGGGCGCTCGAGGTCATCGCCGTTCAGTAAGCCGTGGTTCATATCAGCTGCAGGCCCAGATGAACAGGGCAGTATATGAAGAGAG GCCTCCAGGCAGCCTGGTGCCCACCTCTGTGGCGGAGGCGAGTCGTGCCATGGCAGGCGACACCACTCTGAGTGAGAATTACGCCTTCGCTGGCATGCATCACATCTTCGACCAACATGTCGACTCAGCCG TTCCTCGCTTGCAGTTTGCCAACGACGACAAGCACCTCCTTGCTTGCTGCTCATTGGACGGGACCTTGTCAATCATGACGCTGTCTCCGTCTCCACCGACCATCAAGGTGACCCTGAGAGGCCACGCGGGTCCTGTGACTGACTTCGCATGGTCGCTTAGCAACGACATCATCGTGTCGACGTCCCTGGATAGCACGCTGCGTATCTGGAACACTGAGGACGGTCGATGTATCCGCGAGGTTGCTGATCCAGAATCGAGTGAGCTGCTTTGCTGCACCTTCCAGCCCATGAATAACAATCTCACTGTG GTCGGAAACAGTAAGCACCTGTTGCAGGTGGTGAACATCTCTACAGGAAAGAAAGTCAAAGGAGGCTCGAGTAAACTAACAGGCCGTGTGTTGTCGCTGTCATTCGATGCTCCAGGAAGGATCCTGTGGGCCGGAGATGACCGAGGGAGCATATTCTCCTTCCTCTTTGATATGGCCACAG GGAAGTTGACTAAAGCTAAGAGGTTGGTGGTGAATGAAGGAAGCCCCATCTCTGGCATCTCTGCTCGCTCGTGGATCAGCAGAGAGGCTCGGGATCCGTCTCTGCTCATCAACGCCTGCGTCAACAAACTGCTGCTTTACAG GGTTGTGGATAACGAAGGCACGCTGCAGCTGAAGAGGACTTTCCCTATCCAGCATGGCTCACAACACCTTCACAGCATCTTCTGTCCACTCATGTCCTTCAGACAGGGAGCCTGTGTCG TGACCGGCAGCGAGGATGCGTGTGTTTACTTCTTCGATGTAGAGCGCAACACTAAGGCCATTGTAAACAAGCTGCAAGGCCACAGCGGCCCCGTGCTGGACGTCAGCTTCAACTGCGACGAGAGCCTGCTGGCCTCCTCCGACGCCACAGGCATGGTCATCATCTGGAGACGCGAGCAGAAATAA
- the haus5 gene encoding HAUS augmin-like complex subunit 5 has product MGSLVHEVKRWATEELDLPPHNLPHDSYIKTLCVGTGASIWKYVIQHVYSERQVRLMRMNLQWYKILQDKELKQVEGQNKDTRRVELQREISKLQTELSHIDQKISTAEEQLASEEQSVNRHCAQYEQSRLRELMLDSFRLRCTEERNALTHHTQTISSQQQALDQLSRKAEVKVVFGGSDGGDSGTATEPLVLRNVRDLCRERVVFFQSLQDSMLKSSSSEFTPEQRNAAYQHWLSAVEDVLRSQPPNQVLSALQTLASRQQVALEEKTAALDVERDVSALGFRYESHHLLDVSMEEEEDLPPVGSLFQSVWEEVEQCYMRLAEVRSRSRRLRTDLGTLTKEVKLRILGKDNLDNSTARNVLELQLQVVRQAAVRDSTREQCAQLQLENREKREALRSLHTQWQSIMDFRQLVDVRQEQIRSLIKGNSTMKTELTRVHSESRQFVREKLSPRFGAVIRSANELRNSVSQEAKLFNSVCLAALDRRIVDGERIPADQLSLYRVNSPALQDVRQSLCTPIYMAPELLFSQAVSQRLQLRLLRRLLQLRTDTLTDVQNRSAQLPAPNQQALLQRVKTEDSDLLHTLLPRVQELTQRCSKGLAYASQVNAAITHWWEQPAQFALPDMQQEGLAFQQWLQRWKLATKEL; this is encoded by the exons ATGGGGAGTTTGGTTCATGAGGTGAAACGTTGGGCGACAGAAGAGCTGGATTTACCTCCTCACAACCTGCCACACGACAGCTACATTAAAAC GTTATGTGTCGGTACAGGGGCCTCGATTTGGAAGTATGTCATACAACATGTTTACAGCGAGAG gcAGGTGCGACTCATGAGGATGAATCTTCAGTG GTACAAAATTCTACAAGATAAAGAG ttgaaGCAGGTGGAGGGACAAAATAAAGACACTCGGCGTGTGGAGCTGCAGAGAGAGATCTCCAAGCTGCAGACGGAACTCAGCCACATAGATCAGAAAATCAGCACCGCCGAGGAGCAGCTCGCTAGCGAAG aGCAGAGTGTGAACAGACACTGTGCTCAGTATGAACAGAGCAGACTGAGGGAGCTGATGCTGGACTCGTTCAGGCTGCGCTGCACCGAGGAACGAAacgctctcacacaccacacacagaccatCAGCAGCCAACAGCAGGCTTTAGACCAGCTTTCCAg GAAAGCGGAGGTGAAGGTGGTGTTTGGAGGATCTGACGGCGGAGACAGCGGCACGGCCACAGAGCCTCTGGTTTTA AGGAACGTTCGGGATCTCTGCAGGGAGAGAGTCGTCTTCTTCCAGTCTCTGCAGGACAGCATGCTGAAGTCCTCTTCCTCAGA ATTCACTCCTGAACAGAGGAATGCAGCTTATCAGCACTGGCTTAGTGCTGTGGAG gaCGTGCTGCGATCTCAGCCGCCCAACCAGGTGCTTTCAGCCCTGCAGACTTTGGCTTCCAGACAGCAGGTGGCGCTGGAGGAGAAAACCGCAGCTTTGGATGTGGAACGTGACGTTTCTGCTCTCGG GTTTCGGTACGAGAGCCATCACCTGCTCGATGTGTccatggaggaggaggaggacttGCCTCCTGTTGGCAGTCTGTTCCAG tctgtgtgggAGGAGGTGGAACAGTGTTACATGCGCTTGGCGGAGGTTCGGAGCAGATCTCGGAGGCTCCGCACTGACCTCGGTACTCTCACAAAGGAGGTCAAGCTAAGAATTCTGGGAAAGGACAATCTGGACAACTCCACGGCCAG GAACGTGTTGGAGTTGCAGCTGCAGGTGGTGCGACAGGCTGCGGTGAGAGACAGCACGCGAGAGCAGTGTGCACAGCTCCAGCTGGAGAACCGAGAGAAACGCGAGGCCCTGCGCAGCCTCCACACACAGTGGCAAAGCATCATGGACTTCAGGCAGCTTGTG gacGTTAGACAGGAACAGATACGGAGTCTGATCAAAGGAAACTCCACCATGAAGACCGAACTCACGCGTGTTCACTCAGAG TCGAGGCAGTTTGTGCGCGAGAAGCTCAGCCCACGGTTTGGAGCCGTGATCCGATCTGCTAACGAACTCCGTAACTCCGTGTCCCAGGAGGCCAAGCTGTTTAACTCGGTGTGTCTCGCCGCTCTGGACCGAAGGATTGTAGACGG CGAGAGAATCCCAGCGGATCAGCTCTCGTTGTATCGCGTGAACTCTCCGGCTCTGCAGGACGTCCGTCAGAGCCTCTGCACGCCGATCTACATG GCACCGGAGCTGCTGTTCTCTCAGGCCGTGTCTCAGAGGCTGCAACTGCGTCTCCTCCGGCGCCTCCTACAGCtgcgcacagacacactgacagatgTACAGAACCGATCAGCACAACTGCCTGCTCCTAATCAGcagg cccTGCTGCAGCGTGTGAAAACGGAGGATTCAGACCTGCTGCATACTCTGTTGCCTCGTGTTCAGGAGCTCACACAGAGATGCTCTAAAGGTTTGGCCTACGCGAGTCAAGTCAACGCCGCCATCACACACTG gtgggagCAGCCGGCTCAGTTTgctctgccagacatgcagcaGGAGGGACTGGCTTTCCAGCAGTGGCTGCAGCGATGGAAACTGGCTACAAAGGAACTTTAA
- the fzr1a gene encoding fizzy/cell division cycle 20 related 1a isoform X2 — translation MDQDYERRLLRQINVQNDNASPVKVTDVIRHLTPTKSPMSSPSKHGDRFIPSRAGANWSINFHRINENEKSPSQNKKTKDATSDTGKADGLAYSALLKNELLGAGIEKVQDPQTEDRRLQPSTPEKRSLFSYTLSAKRATPDDGNNVSPYSLSPVSSKSQKLLRSPRKPTRKISKIPFKVLDAPELQDDFYLNLVDWSSLNVLSVGLGTCVYLWSACTSQVTRLCDLSVEGDSVTSVGWSERGNHVAVGTHKGFVQIWDAAAGKKLFTLEGHTARVGALAWNADQLSSGSRDRMILQRDIRTPPLQSERRLQGHRQEVCGLKWSTDHQLLASGGNDNKLLVWNHSSVAPVQQYTDHLAAVKAIAWSPHQHGLLASGGGTADRCIRFWNTLTAQPLQCIDTGSQVCNLAWSKHTNELVSTHGYSQNQILVWKYPSLTQIAKLTGHSYRVLYLAMSPDGEAIVTGAGDETLRFWNVFSKTRSTKESVSVLNLFTRIR, via the exons ATGGATCAGGACTACGAGCGCCGACTTCTGCGGCAGATCAACGTCCAAAATGACAACGCCAGCCCTGTT AAAGTCACAGACGTGATCCGTCACCTGACACCCACTAAGTCGCCGATGTCTTCGCCCAGCAAGCACGGAGACCGGTTCATACCATCGCGAGCAGGAGCCAACTGGAGTATCAACTTCCACAGGATCAAT GAAAACGAGAAGTCTCCAAGCCAGAATAAGAAAACCAAGGATGCGACTTCTGATACCGGCAAAG CGGACGGTTTGGCGTACTCCGCGCTCCTGAAGAACGAGCTGCTCGGAGCCGGGATCGAGAAAGTGCAGGACCCCCAGACTGAAGACAGGAGGCTGCAGCCTTCCACACCAGAGAAAAGAAGTCTCTTTAGC TATACTCTCAGTGCCAAAAGAGCCACTCCTGACGACGGCAACAACGTCTCTCCGTACTCTCTGTCTCCCGTCAGCAGCAAAAG tcaaAAGTTGCTCCGTTCACCTCGGAAGCCGACTCGCAAAATCTCCAAGATTCCATTCAAGGTGCTCGATGCTCCAGAGCTTCAAGACGACTTCTACCTCAACCTGGTGGACTGGTCTTCCTTAAACGTGCTCAGCGTCGGACTGGGGACCTGCGTCTACCTGTGGAGCGCCTGCACGAGCCAG GTAACGCGGCTATGTGACCTGTCTGTAGAGGGAGACTCGGTGACGTCGGTCGGCTGGTCAGAGAGA GGGAATCACGTAGCAGTGGGAACACACAAAGGATTTGTACAGATCTGGGACGCAGCAGCCGGCAAGAAACTGTTCACACTCGAGGGACACACAGCCCGAGTCG GTGCTTTGGCGTGGAACGCAGATCAGCTTTCCTCAGGCAGTCGGGACCGTATGATCCTGCAAAGGGACATCAGGACGCCGCCGCTGCAGTCCGAGCGCAGACTGCAAGGCCACAGGCAGGAAGTATGTGGGCTTAAATGGAGCACCGACCACCAGCTGCTCGCCTCCGGAGGAAATGATAACAAG CTGCTGGTGTGGAATCACTCCAGCGTGGCGCCTGTTCAGCAGTACACGGATCACTTGGCGGCAGTGAAGGCCATCGCGTGGTCTCCTCACCAACACGGCCTGCTGGCGTCCGGGGGCGGAACAGCTGACCGCTGCATTCGCTTCTGGAACACGCTCACGGCTCAGCCGCTCCAGTGCATCGACACCGGCTCTCAGGTGTGCAACCTGGCCTGGTCCAAACACACCAACGAACTG GTCAGCACACACGGTTACTCCCAGAACCAGATCCTAGTGTGGAAATATCCGTCTCTCACTCAGATAGCCAAACTGACAGGTCACTCATACAGAGTTCTTTACCTG GCGATGTCTCCTGACGGGGAGGCCATCGTGACCGGGGCGGGAGACGAGACGCTACGTTTCTGGAACGTGTTTAGCAAAACCCGATCGACAAAG GAGTCGGTGTCTGTTTTAAACCTGTTCACCAGAATACGGTAA
- the fzr1a gene encoding fizzy/cell division cycle 20 related 1a isoform X1, with protein sequence MDQDYERRLLRQINVQNDNASPVKVTDVIRHLTPTKSPMSSPSKHGDRFIPSRAGANWSINFHRINENEKSPSQNKKTKDATSDTGKAADGLAYSALLKNELLGAGIEKVQDPQTEDRRLQPSTPEKRSLFSYTLSAKRATPDDGNNVSPYSLSPVSSKSQKLLRSPRKPTRKISKIPFKVLDAPELQDDFYLNLVDWSSLNVLSVGLGTCVYLWSACTSQVTRLCDLSVEGDSVTSVGWSERGNHVAVGTHKGFVQIWDAAAGKKLFTLEGHTARVGALAWNADQLSSGSRDRMILQRDIRTPPLQSERRLQGHRQEVCGLKWSTDHQLLASGGNDNKLLVWNHSSVAPVQQYTDHLAAVKAIAWSPHQHGLLASGGGTADRCIRFWNTLTAQPLQCIDTGSQVCNLAWSKHTNELVSTHGYSQNQILVWKYPSLTQIAKLTGHSYRVLYLAMSPDGEAIVTGAGDETLRFWNVFSKTRSTKESVSVLNLFTRIR encoded by the exons ATGGATCAGGACTACGAGCGCCGACTTCTGCGGCAGATCAACGTCCAAAATGACAACGCCAGCCCTGTT AAAGTCACAGACGTGATCCGTCACCTGACACCCACTAAGTCGCCGATGTCTTCGCCCAGCAAGCACGGAGACCGGTTCATACCATCGCGAGCAGGAGCCAACTGGAGTATCAACTTCCACAGGATCAAT GAAAACGAGAAGTCTCCAAGCCAGAATAAGAAAACCAAGGATGCGACTTCTGATACCGGCAAAG CAGCGGACGGTTTGGCGTACTCCGCGCTCCTGAAGAACGAGCTGCTCGGAGCCGGGATCGAGAAAGTGCAGGACCCCCAGACTGAAGACAGGAGGCTGCAGCCTTCCACACCAGAGAAAAGAAGTCTCTTTAGC TATACTCTCAGTGCCAAAAGAGCCACTCCTGACGACGGCAACAACGTCTCTCCGTACTCTCTGTCTCCCGTCAGCAGCAAAAG tcaaAAGTTGCTCCGTTCACCTCGGAAGCCGACTCGCAAAATCTCCAAGATTCCATTCAAGGTGCTCGATGCTCCAGAGCTTCAAGACGACTTCTACCTCAACCTGGTGGACTGGTCTTCCTTAAACGTGCTCAGCGTCGGACTGGGGACCTGCGTCTACCTGTGGAGCGCCTGCACGAGCCAG GTAACGCGGCTATGTGACCTGTCTGTAGAGGGAGACTCGGTGACGTCGGTCGGCTGGTCAGAGAGA GGGAATCACGTAGCAGTGGGAACACACAAAGGATTTGTACAGATCTGGGACGCAGCAGCCGGCAAGAAACTGTTCACACTCGAGGGACACACAGCCCGAGTCG GTGCTTTGGCGTGGAACGCAGATCAGCTTTCCTCAGGCAGTCGGGACCGTATGATCCTGCAAAGGGACATCAGGACGCCGCCGCTGCAGTCCGAGCGCAGACTGCAAGGCCACAGGCAGGAAGTATGTGGGCTTAAATGGAGCACCGACCACCAGCTGCTCGCCTCCGGAGGAAATGATAACAAG CTGCTGGTGTGGAATCACTCCAGCGTGGCGCCTGTTCAGCAGTACACGGATCACTTGGCGGCAGTGAAGGCCATCGCGTGGTCTCCTCACCAACACGGCCTGCTGGCGTCCGGGGGCGGAACAGCTGACCGCTGCATTCGCTTCTGGAACACGCTCACGGCTCAGCCGCTCCAGTGCATCGACACCGGCTCTCAGGTGTGCAACCTGGCCTGGTCCAAACACACCAACGAACTG GTCAGCACACACGGTTACTCCCAGAACCAGATCCTAGTGTGGAAATATCCGTCTCTCACTCAGATAGCCAAACTGACAGGTCACTCATACAGAGTTCTTTACCTG GCGATGTCTCCTGACGGGGAGGCCATCGTGACCGGGGCGGGAGACGAGACGCTACGTTTCTGGAACGTGTTTAGCAAAACCCGATCGACAAAG GAGTCGGTGTCTGTTTTAAACCTGTTCACCAGAATACGGTAA
- the dohh gene encoding deoxyhypusine hydroxylase has protein sequence MASDLDVEAVGRILVDRQQELPARFRALFTLRNLGGAEAVRWISEAFSDDSALLKHELAYCLGQMQDERAIPVLETVLRDTKQEPMVRHEAGEALGAIGNPKVLDLLKQYSKDPVIEVAETCQLAVRRLEWLMNGGGDVVNSEGADSNPYSSVDPAPPAQRKSVSELRTQLLDESLPLFERYRAMFALRNLSSEEAVLALGDGLQCSSALFRHEIGYVLGQMQHAASIPHLRAALENEAENAMVRHECAEALGSIGQDACLPVLQRYRQDRERVVKESCEVALDMLEYEKSGQFQYADGLLRINTTAH, from the exons ATGGCGAGTGATCTGGACGTAGAGGCGGTGGGACGCATCCTCGTGGACAGACAACAGGAGCTGCCTGCTCGTTTTCGGGCTTTGTTTACACTTCGGAACCTGGGTGGAGCTGAGGCGGTGCGATGGATCAGCGAGGCTTTCTCAGACGATTCTGCGCTCCTCAAGCACGAGCTGGCCTACTGTCTGGGGCAGATGCAGGATGAGAGAGCTATTCCTGTCCTGGAGACGGTGCTGAGAGACACCAAGCAGGAGCCTATGGTCAGGCATGAAGCAG gtgaagcTCTGGGAGCCATCGGGAATCCAAAAGTGTTGGATTTACTGAAACAGTATTCTAAGGACCCGGTCATTGAg gTGGCAGAGACGTGTCAGCTGGCCGTCAGGAGGTTGGAGTGGCTGATGAATGGCGGTGGTgatgtggtgaactcagagggAGCAGACAGTAACCCTTACAGCTCAGTGGATCCGGCTCCTCCGGCACAGAGGAAGAGCGTCTCTGAGCTCAGGACACAGCTGCTGGATGAGAGCCTGCCTCTGTTTGAGCGCTACAGAGCCATGTTCGCTCTCAGGAACCTCAGCAGCGAGGAGGCCGTGCTTGCTCTGGGAGACG GCCTGCAGTGCAGCAGCGCTTTATTCCGTCATGAGATCGGTTACGTGTTGGGGCAGATGCAGCATGCGGCGAGTATCCCTCACCTGCGCGCCGCTCTGGAGAACGAAGCCGAGAACGCCATGGTGAGGCACGAGTGCGCCGAGGCGCTGGGATCCATCGGTCAGGACGCTTGTCTGCCCGTCCTACAGCGCTACCGGCAGGACCGCGAGCGTGTGGTGAAGGAGAGCTGCGAGGTGGCACTGGACATGCTGGAGTACGAGAAGAGCGGCCAGTTTCAGTACGCAGACGGACTGCTCCGAATAAACACGACTGCTCACTGA